In Brachypodium distachyon strain Bd21 chromosome 2, Brachypodium_distachyon_v3.0, whole genome shotgun sequence, one genomic interval encodes:
- the LOC100836146 gene encoding protein DEHYDRATION-INDUCED 19 homolog 2 isoform X4: MDAGDAWGRSSSSSSSAARRLQSRYDLYMGFDEADAGGEEVEARGAEAYNCPFCGEDFDFVGLCCHIDDEHAVEAKSGVCPICATRVGMDLIGHLTMQHGSYFKMQRRRRVRKVSSGSHSLLSLLRKDLRDGNLESFLGGSSYVSNPPAAAPDPFLSSLICSLPVAEPSKDFHSDSSDKTFLLNKFPDEKTVERYVTSSFVLSAASLHPLFATILLYLS; the protein is encoded by the exons atggacgccggcgacgcgtggggccgctcctcctcctcctcctcctccgccgcaagGCGCCTGCAGTCCCGCTACG ATCTGTACATGGGGTTCGACGAGGCGGAcgccggcggggaggaggtggaggcgcgcggcgcggaGGCCTACAACTGCCCCTTTTGTGGCGAGGACTTCGACTTCGTCGGGCTGTGCTGCCACATCGACGACGAGCACGCCGTCGAAGCCAAGAGTGGG GTATGCCCCATCTGTGCTACAAGGGTTGGGATGGACTTGATAGGTCACCTGACAATGCAGCATGGAAGTTACTTCAAG ATGCAACGCAGGCGCAGAGTCCGAAAAGTATCATCTGGGTCCCATTCTTTGCTGTCTTTGTTGAGAAAGGATTTAAGAGACGGCAATTTAGAGTCCTTTCTTGGTGGATCATCCTATGTATCTAATCCTCCTGCTGCAGCCCCAGATCCATTTTTGTCGTCTTTAATTTGTAGTTTGCCTGTGGCTGAACCATCAAAAGATTTTCATTCCGACTCATCTGACAAAACCTTTTTGCTAAATAAATTCCCAGATGAAAAGACTGTAGAGAGGTATGTCACCTCAAGCTTTGTTCTTTCTGCCGCCTCACTCCACCCCCTCTTTGCCACGATACTACTGTATCTG AGCTGA
- the LOC104583182 gene encoding uncharacterized protein LOC104583182, translating to MAGASTNGTHKGGIKAYWKRRGYDRLDAAAAQRRPPLATAELGAGGGGAPAPASRRRRGWRVRRRGGLGRRLLRALSPRRLLARLRDAYVNAMLRLASSAAVGYGAAPFCAAAEPFARPRPLKEYDEKVLVEMYRAILARSGGGIVPVSGEEAAPPIVAAARLPAAVA from the coding sequence ATGGCAGGCGCCTCCACCAACGGCACCCACAAGGGCGGCATCAAGGCCTACTGGAAGCGCCGGGGATACGACCGCCTcgacgcggcggccgcgcagcgccgcccgcccctCGCCACTGCCGAGCTCGGCGCCGGGGGAGGCGGGGCACCGGCGCCCgcaagccggcggcggcgcgggtggcgCGTGCGGCGCCGGGGGGGCCTCGGGCGGCGGCTCCTGCGCGCGTTGTCGCCGCGGAGGCTCCTGGCGCGGCTCCGGGACGCCTACGTGAACGCCATGCTCCGGCtggcgtcctccgccgccgtgggctacggcgccgcccccttctgcgccgccgcggagccaTTCGCGCGGCCGCGCCCTCTCAAGGAGTACGACGAGAAGGTGCTCGTGGAGATGTACCGGGCCATCCTGGCCCGCAGCGGCGGGGGGATCGTCCCTGTCTCCGGCGAAGAGGCGGCGCCACCTattgtcgccgccgccaggttgcCGGCCGCGGTGGCCTGA
- the LOC100836146 gene encoding protein DEHYDRATION-INDUCED 19 homolog 2 isoform X2: MDAGDAWGRSSSSSSSAARRLQSRYDLYMGFDEADAGGEEVEARGAEAYNCPFCGEDFDFVGLCCHIDDEHAVEAKSGVCPICATRVGMDLIGHLTMQHGSYFKMQRRRRVRKVSSGSHSLLSLLRKDLRDGNLESFLGGSSYVSNPPAAAPDPFLSSLICSLPVAEPSKDFHSDSSDKTFLLNKFPDEKTVERAETSLSEKDQKERVQRSEFARGLVLSTIFDEDSL; encoded by the exons atggacgccggcgacgcgtggggccgctcctcctcctcctcctcctccgccgcaagGCGCCTGCAGTCCCGCTACG ATCTGTACATGGGGTTCGACGAGGCGGAcgccggcggggaggaggtggaggcgcgcggcgcggaGGCCTACAACTGCCCCTTTTGTGGCGAGGACTTCGACTTCGTCGGGCTGTGCTGCCACATCGACGACGAGCACGCCGTCGAAGCCAAGAGTGGG GTATGCCCCATCTGTGCTACAAGGGTTGGGATGGACTTGATAGGTCACCTGACAATGCAGCATGGAAGTTACTTCAAG ATGCAACGCAGGCGCAGAGTCCGAAAAGTATCATCTGGGTCCCATTCTTTGCTGTCTTTGTTGAGAAAGGATTTAAGAGACGGCAATTTAGAGTCCTTTCTTGGTGGATCATCCTATGTATCTAATCCTCCTGCTGCAGCCCCAGATCCATTTTTGTCGTCTTTAATTTGTAGTTTGCCTGTGGCTGAACCATCAAAAGATTTTCATTCCGACTCATCTGACAAAACCTTTTTGCTAAATAAATTCCCAGATGAAAAGACTGTAGAGAG AGCTGAAACATCTCTGTCTGAGAAGGATCAGAAAGAGAGGGTTCAAAGGAGCGAATTTGCCCGTGGGCTTGTACTCTCGACTATATTTGATGAGGATAGCTTGTAA
- the LOC100836146 gene encoding protein DEHYDRATION-INDUCED 19 homolog 2 isoform X1: MDAGDAWGRSSSSSSSAARRLQSRYDLYMGFDEADAGGEEVEARGAEAYNCPFCGEDFDFVGLCCHIDDEHAVEAKSGVCPICATRVGMDLIGHLTMQHGSYFKMQRRRRVRKVSSGSHSLLSLLRKDLRDGNLESFLGGSSYVSNPPAAAPDPFLSSLICSLPVAEPSKDFHSDSSDKTFLLNKFPDEKTVERLLNPFSDVKMCFALFRAETSLSEKDQKERVQRSEFARGLVLSTIFDEDSL, translated from the exons atggacgccggcgacgcgtggggccgctcctcctcctcctcctcctccgccgcaagGCGCCTGCAGTCCCGCTACG ATCTGTACATGGGGTTCGACGAGGCGGAcgccggcggggaggaggtggaggcgcgcggcgcggaGGCCTACAACTGCCCCTTTTGTGGCGAGGACTTCGACTTCGTCGGGCTGTGCTGCCACATCGACGACGAGCACGCCGTCGAAGCCAAGAGTGGG GTATGCCCCATCTGTGCTACAAGGGTTGGGATGGACTTGATAGGTCACCTGACAATGCAGCATGGAAGTTACTTCAAG ATGCAACGCAGGCGCAGAGTCCGAAAAGTATCATCTGGGTCCCATTCTTTGCTGTCTTTGTTGAGAAAGGATTTAAGAGACGGCAATTTAGAGTCCTTTCTTGGTGGATCATCCTATGTATCTAATCCTCCTGCTGCAGCCCCAGATCCATTTTTGTCGTCTTTAATTTGTAGTTTGCCTGTGGCTGAACCATCAAAAGATTTTCATTCCGACTCATCTGACAAAACCTTTTTGCTAAATAAATTCCCAGATGAAAAGACTGTAGAGAG ATTACTCAATCCCTTTTCTGATGTTAAGATGTGCTTTGCTTTATTTAG AGCTGAAACATCTCTGTCTGAGAAGGATCAGAAAGAGAGGGTTCAAAGGAGCGAATTTGCCCGTGGGCTTGTACTCTCGACTATATTTGATGAGGATAGCTTGTAA
- the LOC100836146 gene encoding protein DEHYDRATION-INDUCED 19 homolog 2 isoform X3 encodes MDAGDAWGRSSSSSSSAARRLQSRYDLYMGFDEADAGGEEVEARGAEAYNCPFCGEDFDFVGLCCHIDDEHAVEAKSGVCPICATRVGMDLIGHLTMQHGSYFKMQRRRRVRKVSSGSHSLLSLLRKDLRDGNLESFLGGSSYVSNPPAAAPDPFLSSLICSLPVAEPSKDFHSDSSDKTFLLNKFPDEKTVERYVTSSFVLSAASLHPLFATILLYLITQSLF; translated from the exons atggacgccggcgacgcgtggggccgctcctcctcctcctcctcctccgccgcaagGCGCCTGCAGTCCCGCTACG ATCTGTACATGGGGTTCGACGAGGCGGAcgccggcggggaggaggtggaggcgcgcggcgcggaGGCCTACAACTGCCCCTTTTGTGGCGAGGACTTCGACTTCGTCGGGCTGTGCTGCCACATCGACGACGAGCACGCCGTCGAAGCCAAGAGTGGG GTATGCCCCATCTGTGCTACAAGGGTTGGGATGGACTTGATAGGTCACCTGACAATGCAGCATGGAAGTTACTTCAAG ATGCAACGCAGGCGCAGAGTCCGAAAAGTATCATCTGGGTCCCATTCTTTGCTGTCTTTGTTGAGAAAGGATTTAAGAGACGGCAATTTAGAGTCCTTTCTTGGTGGATCATCCTATGTATCTAATCCTCCTGCTGCAGCCCCAGATCCATTTTTGTCGTCTTTAATTTGTAGTTTGCCTGTGGCTGAACCATCAAAAGATTTTCATTCCGACTCATCTGACAAAACCTTTTTGCTAAATAAATTCCCAGATGAAAAGACTGTAGAGAGGTATGTCACCTCAAGCTTTGTTCTTTCTGCCGCCTCACTCCACCCCCTCTTTGCCACGATACTACTGTATCTG ATTACTCAATCCCTTTTCTGA